tgcgatacaaatttttcaatgctagattttaatggctatagcTGGAGAGACACCCAACGACAACACACTTTGATGTTTACAGATTTAGATTACATGAATCATGGAGGCAATCAGCTTGTGCCATAAAGTTGATGAGacaatatgttaacattttttgGAGCTATTTTGGAATGTTTTCTTTAGTAACTTCTATAAAGATTTGGCTTATTTATAAAAAGCAagtgatttatatttattaaaccACTTGCTTTTTATCGAGGCCAGTGAAGGATATTAATTTGATCTTAATAATCTAAGGTAATGCGGAATGAATTTGAAGCTTTTACAAATAGTAATGATATATATACGATTCACTTAGACAAGGCAAAGAACACTTTATTCAAGCTGTTTAACCAGCAACTACCACTGGAAACTGAGCACCACTGTAGTTATTACGTAACAGCCAAAAATGTGAATACAGAGTTAAGCGATTGAAGTTCATACAACAGTTACTAACCGGTGTGTTTTGCCCGCGTATGCCGAGGGAGGGGACCGACCCTTAATATGAATGCGTGAAGACGAAACATATTCCACATCTGGATCTTCAGCTAGTCGAGATTCAATAGCAGACGTGCCTGGTGATGGTATCCTGCCAGGAGGAAGTTCAGGACCTGCAATGACGATGCCTAATACATATGAAACTatacaaaaactaaataaaattactGGCATAGAAAACTATTGTATTAGGTTTGGACATTCCCCATACAAAATGCTCATAGAATAAATGATCTGTACCTATGATTGGAGGAGGTAACTCTGACACGGACTTCTGTTTGCTTCTCAACATATTGACAAACATGGCAGCCTTCTTTTTTCTTTCTGCTTGCAAAGATTTTTCTTTGGTGTTCTGGGTGACTTGTGTCATCTTCTCCCTCGCAGCTGCAGCAAGCTTGTCTCTCAGCTTTTGCTCAGCTACAATAAAGATTGAAATAGATTGGTTGTGTGTTGCTTAGCATTCTCGAAGGCATCTTAGGAAAGAGGTGCAGCAAAACATACCAATCTTTTTTTGCAGGGATTCCTCTGATGGGGGCGGTTTTTCTTCAGTCCGCAATGTCTCCACGAGAGGAGCATTTGGAATATATTGTGAAGGGGAAATGCCTCGAACTGTGGGAGTTCGTAAACTATTAGTAGTTTCTAAAATACACAAATATTgtatgcaaaaataaaatagaggTAAGCATAAACATAATGGTGTGTTTTAGAATGACGGTGCATGGTGGAAATAATCTCAAGTGTTAGCAAAAGGTTTGAACAATTGTAGACTTTCAGATTCTCCCAACATTCACAAAGTTAGGCGGGAACAGAGCCAATAATAATCCACTTTTAGCACAAAAACTGGGCACCTGAATTGACTGTTTCTTCATCACTTTCTGGGTCGATAGGCAACGCTGCTCTATTTGTGTTGATTCCACTAACTTCCGACTCCCTTTGTTTGATGCTAAAGCTCACCCCTTTTGACTTGCCACTTTCACCACTATTTtgctcttgctgtaaaagatcatttTTTGCCACTACTAATGAAAGTAAACGTCCGGAGTATCAAAGCTAGAGAAGCAAATCAGAAACGAACTGATTTATGTTCATGACACGAGAGAGGCAGGTGTAAAAAGATGGAACAGCGGCTGGGAAAAAGGCACAGTGGGAGATATGCAACACACTTCACCACCTATGTACAGAGTCCTTTATATTACTTCAAATGATCCATGCTCATGGCAGAGGTTCTGCATATTATTACTTAATAACCTgaataattaattatgcttACAGCGCCGTCATCTAATTACAAAACCTATGTTAATCATTAAGTTGTAGAGATAGGATGTTATCTACAACTAGAGCATAAACCTTCAGACAGAGAGCAGATAGTGAAGCTAAGCATCTCCGCTAGTGTTTACACTATGAGGCGGGTAGGTCTGCTCTGGTGTGACCAACCAAAAGACCAAAGGACACCAACCAACAAGCACTCCTTCCTCCATTTGTAGTAGTCATGCCAGGCATCCTCCGCATGCAGAAACGAAAACCTTTCATCATTTTTTAGCAGCACCTGTTTCTCAAATGCCTCCCCATCCTTCTTGATATAGCCTATGAGTCTCTCAATTAAAGGTTTCACATCAGCAGGAGGAGACACTGGTCTTTCCCTATGAGAAAAAGCAATAAGTAAATGCATTTTCATGCTATGCTAACAAAAGATATCCTCACTGAGTTTAGGATAGTCTGGCTTGGTCAAATTTTTTCGTACTGTACCATGAATGTGAATAGTAACAATATCAACTTGCGCATCTCTATGAAAGCATTAATTTATATTTGCTGATTAAAATTGAACTTTAAGGTATTCAAGCTTGTTAAAATAGTTTCTAcaaagtgttaataaaattttgCGATTGAGAATTTCTACCGACACTATTTATTGTGCAGACAATTTCAAGGCAAAATGCAGTCGGTAAAGGAGGACATCTGACAGCTTAACATTCAAATATAGCTGAGAACCTCTTTATCAAGTCTCTTCTAGGTGAGAATGAATATACTTAATGCAAAGCAGCCTCCTTTGACCAAAGGATGGTACCCACTACCTGTGCAAAGTAAATAGTTGATATTATCAGCAAAAATACTTCAttctaaaaaatgaacaatagtAATGTTCTTGAAATTCATGAATTTAACCCTCAACCTGACGCTTTAGGTGGAGCCTAAATACTAGTCCTAGGACTAAGTGGTTGTGAGAAAGGCTTTCACACTACCGCATGGGCATATGTGAACATAACTTCCATATAGAAAAGATAGCAACGAAATTTGAAAGGTGTCCAGAGTGAACCAAGCATAGTGCTATATCCGGACTTATCTATCAGACATGAGGCAGTTGTAAATCAAAATTTTGGCAAACTCCCGGTGCACATGGTATATGAATGGAATTCCATTGTTGCAGAACGATTGATGGCCACATCATTCCAGAGATAGTGAATGCATGACTAAAATAGCTGGACCTTAGCACTTCATTATTTGAAGGTTGTTTAACCCTTTGAGGAGCAATCTTTTTAGAGTTTAGCAACCTTTTTTAGAGTTTCCCCCTCATGGGCAAATAAATTGTCAATATCTTTCacgttcactattttggtcataaCTTGAAAACGGttcatttgatttttatgaaccgATAACaaaattgatcagtagaaaattctcTACAAAATGATAAGATGAGAGTACCTGACAGTATTGATAGACTCATCAGAACTACAAGCTGAGTTGTAATTACTAAGGGCTAAATCGGACTCAATCGGAGTGCAAAATATGGCCGATGAAATGTTGCTTCACTCACGATAGGGGTAAGACTGACTAAGGTTTTAGGAGAATGTTTTGTATCTGATTgcaatttgattttttgctttGCTTCAATGACTTTGACATACTTTATCAATGTTTTTGAAGAAATGATAGGTTCATTCATCACCCCTGCATTATGAGCGGCACTTGTGTAAAGGGAAAAAATTCTGCTATAGAACATCTTTGGCGAAAAAAGTACAACGAAGCTGACTTATATAATATTGCAAGCACGAAACCAGccaaaatatgtaaaagtaaaaatgtGTCTAGGTAGGGCAAGCGATAGTCATGATGAGAAATGCAAAGATTATTAGTTTTGGTAAAATAACCTTGATAGGCAACAGAATTAAatgaaatatgaaataaatCTAGCAACATTTAAGCTAACCAGAGTTATGCTGCCTGCACAATCATAACAGGTAGGTACGCAGTACTACCTTGCAAAGGGAAGCAGGTCAGACACTCCCGTAGAGTCCTGATAATATTGAGAGTAGCAGGCCTGGTCATAACTGTAATCCTCCAGTCCTATTGCTGTAGCATTATAGCCATCGATACTGGGATGACCTGAATCTCCAGTTTGATCTGTTATGTCCATGCTAGGACTGTCAGTATCCCTACAATGTTAGCAAATTACCAACTCATCTTCAGCACCACAAGACAAGAGTTACCAAAACTCCAACAGTTACAGAAATTTTGAACACGCGAATAGGTTTCATCACCTGTATGATGCGCAGCAGAAACTGCCTGACAGTCTCTGCTtgcgtgcaacgccgggcatttggCTACTAAATACATgtgtatctatataaatctcatatTTGTCGTCGTTCGTCTGTCGAGctatagcaatgaaaaatcacctTTGTACCGTGTTGGAACTCGCGACATTCAAATGGCATGTTTGCTAACGAGTGTGCGTAGCCACAAGACTAAGCCGTTCTTAACACACTcattgctcttaccatatactgattaCCAGTTTTGCGACTGCACACGGTAAATTATTACTTGATACAGTGTGACTATGAGTTACGATGACcgtgttataagatttttttcgTCTTACtatatgaaacacgatgctctTTTGTCGTCACCATACTAGCGCAAACCTTTCcgccatacaatatcaacaaaaactacttttaaaattaaaatttgccaATCGATGTATTGATTACGACGAAAATGcagatatgctatttgccgaaatctctcccacaacgcctgaaagagatatacgATGCTCACTATcacagttcagcgttattcgttatcAAGTTGTAGCAAAATTGAattcaaaaacaataaaattttagcctatgacaaTGTTGAAGTTcggtttagtaaaatacatactaaaacttagcctttaagcatgtgtttagtaagctaaattcttttaagttaaattcaacactgatgctatatgtctgtcttgaaggtaagaactacCCACGGTACGTACTGCTGATAACACATTGTACTGTTACATTTTCtggcagatcataaccactaaatacactaaagttactgtaggtaactatagttgccaaggttaacatattgttttgttggtaatttttaatatgcacaatacgtatataaaattttgatgatttttaccacgaagtgtttgcattagataattagtatgggtttctataccacgtcatacaatattttcgccgtacgatgccaacactgagacaaattaaaatcataattGTACaccaaataacttttcattgtaatcgtagcaaaacataACAACAAACAGCAAGTCATGACTAAATGAAatagactttatttagccattactccgtatttatttcacattcacatttaaacacctttacagttgttttattttcctcttaatttatttgaactgcacaaaacacttttctcatgatatgaagtttgaaagttaaaatagcAACTGCTATGTTAAACCAAGATAATTTTTTTGTGCAGACTTTTTTATTCCCCGGGCATCCATTTAGCCTATTATATATCCATtgtttttttacgtcatcaagccgtttgcacatgcgctcgttcacgaaaaagccgccatatttgtagaaaacgatcgttattcttttatttaatagtactttttggtgttgttttgatactataataaaaaaatgcaaacaaaaagaccgttttcaaaaattcattgcaaaacctccatgtttttatatgttgacttgcaacaaaattcacattaccgttaccctaggacacttatatttcgctagtatttagtttcgtgagtagcacacagagtaaaatttcgctgcaacttaatttcgcggcactgatgagtgcgaaaatatagtggtgtgaaaataaatgcagtggaaaaaacattacatttctcaggtccagttcactaataagaaaaaaattcaatttgggaatagttcgtatttgtaaaccacaggttgaaatgtgtgggtgagatcgacaatttaatttgatcacttgctgccatttgtttcttagactatcaatgacgtctaggtccctcccgccgtgactttcacactcgaatcccaagaagaagaaaatagataggtaacaaccaacttcacaaccaaaactgtataacccttacgctgccataaacgcatttatgcgttttctaggggccactgacataaacacattttctgactttctcagcaattgtctggtaacctgattttattatttgttgaccacataacccacggtctttaagtgttttatgaaattgactgtgttgtccgaagatttctctataaaatcagcctaaaacaacgaagcaattttaaacttttgtttgagaatttctaatctaaaaacgaacatttttctgtgagttcattaactaccccgcgcgagtcataaaacaggtaattagttgttggtgacataatagccagtttagattttcgtgattatacagataattaaagtaaaacttgaaaaatactgtatacatatcatgaagcaatatcggcaatttcggtaaaatggctggcactaggccggtaacgaatttgtacatgattggcagtgaaagagataatgtggttggacctgatgagggttgatattgtttttggatgataataaaattcatcactgcaataattattcttcaattttacgacttcacctaccagactttcatcctcatcagttacaaattcggtgactaaactgatattgctttgccatgctgctcagttggtgtattagctataatgagtttaccagaaatttcccatttatcctaaccacagacaaaagttgcctgcatttctaatattacgattttattgtggatatcaatgaacaaagctatttaacttcgggcgttttcgctcgttcgttataatagtttagtttcgctcattaaattttcgcgagaggattacaccgcgaaaacgcgaaagttagatgccgcgaatacataagtgccCTAGggtatttgatataaaaagattcactatgtcttactctgttgtgttgtaggtgcaaaatatatggaaaggtgattacaagctcttaatagctcaaaaacgaacagaaaatcgcagccacacgagaccgccgtagtttggattccctttccaaaacggctcaaatgtgatgtagttgtgagagatggtttctgtttacactttcttgcaaccttattcgtcgaaatattttcacaaatatacttcacgcattcaatataACTATGTGTATTgatcttacgcgtctgttttatcgtcatcgtaatgctgtcacttttagcactgatatcttataacttaccataaaaaatcgttaaacttcttaaccttacctcgaatgagtacatatcattgtctgattatcatgatgagcctgttggtcacctgtgataatcgaaaagtgctgcagaaattatttgcgaagtattgggtcacatgatcagattacgacttgacgattgaataatgccgaaacaaaactgtaaagtagcgagcatctatatttgatacgggatcttcggtaaaacccgaagtgtttgtcataaactagtactacgataagttttatattgagctttgtattggcctttcaattcacgtgagaatatacgtgacaagacgataaccaaatttcgtggttacgtcatcgaaataaagagattccaatctacggcggcttttcgtttttgagcttttaagagcttgtaatcacatttccacatatttggcatttacaacacaacagagtaagacatggtgaatattttgataccaaataactgtaatgtgaattttgttgcaagtcaacctttaacaataaaattgtctataaagatggccgacaacgataaaatgacgtcacgaaaaaacgaaggatacatatagtaaatatatactatagtgcacatacagtatatatcctatatataatgtatactaGCCGAATACTCAAAAACGTTGTTGATTTACTGCTCATATTTACAGTCGAAAGCTACAACATTTACATTACCTGTAAGTTGGAGTTGCTGTACGCCGGGGACTATTTGTTACAACGGGTAAATTATCAGATATCTTTTTGAGGAGCCTGCCATATGTAGTATTCTCCAACTGTGACTGAGTGTACTGGGGCACAGTATTCACGGCATCTACGGACTGGCCACTCGTCGCTTTGGCGGCTAAGAGACTCGGATGAAGGTAACCACTGTTATCTCCCTCATCCTCGTCACTGCTGTCTGCTACATCAGCTACAGCGAAGTAGAAGTCACAACAAAACTTTATACAAAcaatataacaattataattaaaaacttattttggGACTGATCCCAACTGCCCAAACTTAGATATTCTCAAATGAAGTTCTCACCTGACTTAGAATTGGTAGGCTTGTTGTGTATATCAGGATTATATCGACCACTCTTCATCATATATACCTGTAGCACAAACGCAATCAAGTGTACTCACCAACTAACCTTCAATAAATACATGATTATACAAGTGTAACGCTGTAGCGCTGGAGGTATCAACGACCGAGGACACTATGTAGAAGGGAGAGTCTACCTGATGCTTATAATAGGGATTCAGCTTATGCTCAAAGTTGAGGAACTTGAACTGAGGATTGTTTGCTTGTTTTGTTTTGATCATAATCTCCATCTGACCGCCATGTGCACTGACAAACTTGGCTGTCTTCTCGATAAGAGCATTCAGTTTGGTACCACTCGGCTACAAAACACAATGGGGTAGTTACGAGAAACCCACCTCATACTTTGGCCAATCTTAACACAAACAATTCTCAGTGGTACTTCTAGGAGATCCCTAATGAAATTATTTAAGTTGTTATCAATGAGATAAATCTTGCCAACTAAACAGTGGTTGCAATCAAAAAACATTTCATATCATGCATTCTATTGAGTTTTCCACGAGAAGGCAATTTCTATCTACTCACATATTCCATTGATTTAGGAAGACAAAGCTCCTGTGGCGGTACAAATTCATAATCTTCTTCTTCCTCATTGGCCTCAGCAGCTGCCCCTTCTACAAGCATAACTGTCTAGGTGATAAGACATACTCAGACAAAACAATGCGCATATAAGCGATGTCAAACCAAATATTACATTGCCTCCTAACAACAAGAGACACCAATTCAAAAGTACACACTCCCTGTTTCACGTAGGTGACTTAATTTCACTCCGTCCCAGCTGCATGTTTCAGCCGTTGTTGAATGTGCCGCTCAAGTAAACCAGGTTGGGGCAGGTCATAAGAGAAAAAGAATTCACCAAAGAGGTAATCTGGATGGGCCTAGTCCGTTTTGGCATCAACGTTTTGTCTCTTATTTTTTCTAGAGCTAACACTTTTGGTGTCATACAGCTTAGCACCGACATAAAAGAACCATAATGGCATAGAATAAAAATAGATATTAACATATAGCTGAAGCACCGTGAGAATAGTCTTTCATTTCCTTTGTCACTTCATCGTTTTTAACGTTTACTTGGGTTTTGCATCGTTCTTCTTCTCACATCTAAAAACTTCCCCAAAAGGTCCCTCTTGCTATGCTTGTCAAACGAAAATAGATATCCAATGTGACTGAATTTTGGTTTATCTCTTTTGCTCGATATTGCTTCTTCCAAATCTGCCGATGGGTAACAAAATTGGTAGACTTAGAAATCAAACAAAATAATTCTAAAAGTGATTTCAGCACTGAAATCACTTTTAGAATTAGGTATAGCCAGACCGTAATGAACCGTTGAACCATGGGGTGCCTAATAATTTGCCCCAACATACGAGTaccccaacatacgagaaatttGAGACAttagccagcttttaagcaagttttagcactaacatacgtcAACATACTAACATAgtcatgtttgagatacgagcagaCGAGTCAATGGCAAAGTATgtcagaggtgttttatgagaatagcctcactctgtatttttccactgctcaggttatacttttgcatcGTGTTTTTTGGGGCGTTTTTTCAGTGCATagttatgtgaattaaaagtactgtgcgtagaccgaaagtcaACTGGTACAATGATGGATAATGCAAAGGAAAAGCAAATGATAAGAATTGAtgttaaatgtgaaattattaaaaaaaaaaagagGTGTACGCGTGGTTGAGCTTACTCgccaatatgacagaaatacatccacaatatGCACAATTATCAAACTGAAGGATAATATTTAACCCTGCAAAGGACTAACCTTAGTTTTCAAACGGCATAACGATCTTTACGACGAGATGGAGAGACTCCTCACACTTtgaataaaagacaaacaattggccggcgaCAGTGCAACTGAAACGATACTatatgaaaaggccggtgctatctatccagactataaaaatagacatt
Above is a window of Watersipora subatra chromosome 3, tzWatSuba1.1, whole genome shotgun sequence DNA encoding:
- the LOC137391071 gene encoding splicing factor, suppressor of white-apricot homolog isoform X1 encodes the protein MSFLLPQNESTLRNNETIGSEKHQDLLVFGYQCKLFHDDVKAIAIDSGEHLIPWMGDSSLKIDRYDGRGHLFDLRPYDADNPEHRGELTSDEKRIERLCEEERYLELHTDIAERAIQEEEEIKRLNMELASSSGYQAVAFSYDQPAASTSTTEQSHENVMLVEGAAAEANEEEEDYEFVPPQELCLPKSMEYPSGTKLNALIEKTAKFVSAHGGQMEIMIKTKQANNPQFKFLNFEHKLNPYYKHQVYMMKSGRYNPDIHNKPTNSKSADVADSSDEDEGDNSGYLHPSLLAAKATSGQSVDAVNTVPQYTQSQLENTTYGRLLKKISDNLPVVTNSPRRTATPTYRDTDSPSMDITDQTGDSGHPSIDGYNATAIGLEDYSYDQACYSQYYQDSTGVSDLLPFARERPVSPPADVKPLIERLIGYIKKDGEAFEKQVLLKNDERFSFLHAEDAWHDYYKWRKECLLQEQNSGESGKSKGVSFSIKQRESEVSGINTNRAALPIDPESDEETVNSETTNSLRTPTVRGISPSQYIPNAPLVETLRTEEKPPPSEESLQKKIAEQKLRDKLAAAAREKMTQVTQNTKEKSLQAERKKKAAMFVNMLRSKQKSVSELPPPIIGPELPPGRIPSPGTSAIESRLAEDPDVEYVSSSRIHIKGRSPPSAYAGKTHRRDRASNRSESREHRHRRDKNSHHRKRRTPSPPLKKQKSSASREPSGGLPPPHKSSRPNKQTDSCTTSNTLRSTSPASAPSASLPKKDDNDFMLKVRKMLRESRKTAYKEDIFGS
- the LOC137391071 gene encoding splicing factor, suppressor of white-apricot homolog isoform X2 → MSFLLPQNESTLRNNETIGSEKHQDLLVFGYQCKLFHDDVKAIAIDSGEHLIPWMGDSSLKIDRYDGRGHLFDLRPYDADNPEHRGELTSDEKRIERLCEEERYLELHTDIAERAIQEEEEIKRLNMELASSSGYQAVAFSYDQPAASTSTTEQSHENEGAAAEANEEEEDYEFVPPQELCLPKSMEYPSGTKLNALIEKTAKFVSAHGGQMEIMIKTKQANNPQFKFLNFEHKLNPYYKHQVYMMKSGRYNPDIHNKPTNSKSADVADSSDEDEGDNSGYLHPSLLAAKATSGQSVDAVNTVPQYTQSQLENTTYGRLLKKISDNLPVVTNSPRRTATPTYRDTDSPSMDITDQTGDSGHPSIDGYNATAIGLEDYSYDQACYSQYYQDSTGVSDLLPFARERPVSPPADVKPLIERLIGYIKKDGEAFEKQVLLKNDERFSFLHAEDAWHDYYKWRKECLLQEQNSGESGKSKGVSFSIKQRESEVSGINTNRAALPIDPESDEETVNSETTNSLRTPTVRGISPSQYIPNAPLVETLRTEEKPPPSEESLQKKIAEQKLRDKLAAAAREKMTQVTQNTKEKSLQAERKKKAAMFVNMLRSKQKSVSELPPPIIGPELPPGRIPSPGTSAIESRLAEDPDVEYVSSSRIHIKGRSPPSAYAGKTHRRDRASNRSESREHRHRRDKNSHHRKRRTPSPPLKKQKSSASREPSGGLPPPHKSSRPNKQTDSCTTSNTLRSTSPASAPSASLPKKDDNDFMLKVRKMLRESRKTAYKEDIFGS
- the LOC137391071 gene encoding splicing factor, suppressor of white-apricot homolog isoform X5, which codes for MELASSSGYQAVAFSYDQPAASTSTTEQSHENEGAAAEANEEEEDYEFVPPQELCLPKSMEYPSGTKLNALIEKTAKFVSAHGGQMEIMIKTKQANNPQFKFLNFEHKLNPYYKHQVYMMKSGRYNPDIHNKPTNSKSADVADSSDEDEGDNSGYLHPSLLAAKATSGQSVDAVNTVPQYTQSQLENTTYGRLLKKISDNLPVVTNSPRRTATPTYRDTDSPSMDITDQTGDSGHPSIDGYNATAIGLEDYSYDQACYSQYYQDSTGVSDLLPFARERPVSPPADVKPLIERLIGYIKKDGEAFEKQVLLKNDERFSFLHAEDAWHDYYKWRKECLLQEQNSGESGKSKGVSFSIKQRESEVSGINTNRAALPIDPESDEETVNSETTNSLRTPTVRGISPSQYIPNAPLVETLRTEEKPPPSEESLQKKIAEQKLRDKLAAAAREKMTQVTQNTKEKSLQAERKKKAAMFVNMLRSKQKSVSELPPPIIGPELPPGRIPSPGTSAIESRLAEDPDVEYVSSSRIHIKGRSPPSAYAGKTHRRDRASNRSESREHRHRRDKNSHHRKRRTPSPPLKKQKSSASREPSGGLPPPHKSSRPNKQTDSCTTSNTLRSTSPASAPSASLPKKDDNDFMLKVRKMLRESRKTAYKEDIFGS
- the LOC137391071 gene encoding splicing factor, suppressor of white-apricot homolog isoform X4; this translates as MELASSSGYQAVAFSYDQPAASTSTTEQSHENVMLVEGAAAEANEEEEDYEFVPPQELCLPKSMEYPSGTKLNALIEKTAKFVSAHGGQMEIMIKTKQANNPQFKFLNFEHKLNPYYKHQVYMMKSGRYNPDIHNKPTNSKSADVADSSDEDEGDNSGYLHPSLLAAKATSGQSVDAVNTVPQYTQSQLENTTYGRLLKKISDNLPVVTNSPRRTATPTYRDTDSPSMDITDQTGDSGHPSIDGYNATAIGLEDYSYDQACYSQYYQDSTGVSDLLPFARERPVSPPADVKPLIERLIGYIKKDGEAFEKQVLLKNDERFSFLHAEDAWHDYYKWRKECLLQEQNSGESGKSKGVSFSIKQRESEVSGINTNRAALPIDPESDEETVNSETTNSLRTPTVRGISPSQYIPNAPLVETLRTEEKPPPSEESLQKKIAEQKLRDKLAAAAREKMTQVTQNTKEKSLQAERKKKAAMFVNMLRSKQKSVSELPPPIIGPELPPGRIPSPGTSAIESRLAEDPDVEYVSSSRIHIKGRSPPSAYAGKTHRRDRASNRSESREHRHRRDKNSHHRKRRTPSPPLKKQKSSASREPSGGLPPPHKSSRPNKQTDSCTTSNTLRSTSPASAPSASLPKKDDNDFMLKVRKMLRESRKTAYKEDIFGS
- the LOC137391071 gene encoding splicing factor, suppressor of white-apricot homolog isoform X3; its protein translation is MSFLLPQNESTLRNNETIGSEKHQDLLVFGYQCKLFHDDVKAIAIDSGEHLIPWMGDSSLKIDRYDGRGHLFDLRPYDADNPEHRGELTSDEKRIERLCEEERYLELHTDIAERAIQEEEEIKRLNMELASSSGYQAVAFSYDQPAASTSTTEQSHENAAEANEEEEDYEFVPPQELCLPKSMEYPSGTKLNALIEKTAKFVSAHGGQMEIMIKTKQANNPQFKFLNFEHKLNPYYKHQVYMMKSGRYNPDIHNKPTNSKSADSSDEDEGDNSGYLHPSLLAAKATSGQSVDAVNTVPQYTQSQLENTTYGRLLKKISDNLPVVTNSPRRTATPTYRDTDSPSMDITDQTGDSGHPSIDGYNATAIGLEDYSYDQACYSQYYQDSTGVSDLLPFARERPVSPPADVKPLIERLIGYIKKDGEAFEKQVLLKNDERFSFLHAEDAWHDYYKWRKECLLQEQNSGESGKSKGVSFSIKQRESEVSGINTNRAALPIDPESDEETVNSETTNSLRTPTVRGISPSQYIPNAPLVETLRTEEKPPPSEESLQKKIAEQKLRDKLAAAAREKMTQVTQNTKEKSLQAERKKKAAMFVNMLRSKQKSVSELPPPIIGPELPPGRIPSPGTSAIESRLAEDPDVEYVSSSRIHIKGRSPPSAYAGKTHRRDRASNRSESREHRHRRDKNSHHRKRRTPSPPLKKQKSSASREPSGGLPPPHKSSRPNKQTDSCTTSNTLRSTSPASAPSASLPKKDDNDFMLKVRKMLRESRKTAYKEDIFGS